The Vibrio tasmaniensis genomic sequence TGTTAGAAGTGCTACACCGACCCAGTCAAGGAACATGCCTAGAACCAGTAAGATAGCCATCATGATTAACAGCGTGACTGTTGCATTACCGCCACTGAGAGCAAGGATGGTTTCTTCAACAAAATCAATACCGCCCATTAGGTTGTAGATACCAACCAATGCACTTGCACCGATACCGATCCACATGATCATGCCGCAGGTACGCATGGTTGCGATGGCACTCTCTTTCAACATACTGAAGTTCAGTTCACCACGGATCAGCGCACTGATCATGATGCCGACCACCCCCAAAGCAGAAGCTTCTGTTACTGATGCGATACCTGTGTAGATACTGCCCAACACTGTTGCGACAGAGAGCAGTGGGAAGAACAGAGCCTTGAAGTAACTAGGCTGATTTGCAATGTCTTCTTCTGTCTCATCATCACTTGGAATTGGCGCAAGAGAAGGGTTCAGTTTACAGCGAATCAATACGTAGCCGATGTAACAGCCCGCAAGGATAAACGCAGGCAAAAAAGACGCTTTGAACAGGTCGCCAATCGATACGCTGGCTGTCATGCCGTAAATGATAAGTACAATACTTGGTGGAAGCATGGTGCCAAGTGCGCCACCCGCACAAGTTGTACCGATAGCAAGCTTACGGTCATAACCTAAACGAAGCATTTGTGGCAGAGCAAGAATACCCAGTAGTACCGTTTCACCACCGATAACGCCTGACATCGAAGCCAATAGAACCGCAACTAATAGCGTTTGAACTGCAACACCACCACGAACCTTACGGCCAACAGATTTCATTGCATCAAACAGGTCACGCGCGATACCCGAACGGTCTAATAAAGCCGCCATCAATACGAACATGGGAACGGCAAGGAAAACATAACCAGAAGCAAAGCTGTAGGTACGGCTTGCGATCAAAGGCAGGGCATCAGGACCAAACCAACACAGAGTGAAGAAAATCGCGACAAAACCTGTTACGAACGCTAGCTGCATACCGGTCAGTAGCAAGCCAATCATCATAACCAGCATGAGCAAACTGCCCCATGCGATACCAATAGAAGATAAATCAAACATCGTCATTCTTCCTTAGACCCATCAACTCTTGGATTAGGTGCAATACAAACTGGACAACAAGAACACACAAAACGACAAAGATCAGGCCTTTCAGCAACGCTGGATAAGGCGCGTTTAACACTGAGCCTGATGTTTCAAGGCGGAATTCACCCCAAGGTGCAAACCACGCTTCTTCCGCAGTGAAATAAGCCGCGTAAGCGAGCATGCCAGCAAAGGCCAAACCAACAATGTGGTGAACAAGATTAAGATGTTTGCGTGCTTGGTTAGACACTGAATCGTAGATAAGAACAACACGTACATGCTTATTCGCAGCAAACGCGTAGATACCACCAATAATGAATAAAGAACCACCGATGAAAGAAGCTGTTTCATGTACCCATGTGGTCGGGGCATCGAATGCGTAACGCATCACAACTTCATAAAATGAAATCAATACAGTAAAAATAAACAACCAGCTAACGAGATTACTGAACTTTATAACAAAACGATCAAGCGCATTTCTTGGTTGCTCGTCGTTTTCAGCTGGGGCGTGGGGGATTTTATCGGTCATGAGCCAAATTTCCTGGGAGAATACGGGAGAGCAATGCCCTCCCCCGTCAGTTAGCTAAGTTTAAATTACAGTAAGCCGTTTTCTTCTAGGAACACTGTTACTGAAGTGTAAACTTTTCCTGCGTTATCAGAACGCTCTGCAAATACTTTCCATTGGCCTTTCGCGATTTCACGGAACTTCTTACGCTCTTCTTGAGACCAGTCGTGGATAGTAATTTCAGGGTTCGCTTGAGCTTCTTTAAGCGCAGCTTGGTCAGCCATTTTCAGCTGAGTCGTCATGTCGTAAGAGAAATCACGCACTGATGTTTGCAGCATTGTTTGTAGATCAGCTGGCATCTTGTCCCATTTCTTCTGAGAAATAGAGATATCGATAAGCGGCAATGAGTGGAAACCCGGTTGAACTGGGTGAGTAGCGATATCGTTCATGCCCGCTTTTTGGTTGGTAGAGAATACCGTGTAGTCCGCGGCATCAATTACGCCTTTGCTTAGGCCAGTAAATACTTCAGAACCCGGCAGGTTTACTGGAGTTGCACCCGCGGCTGCAAATACTTGTTGAACTAGGCCTTCAGGCGCACGTAATTTCAGGCCTTTAAGATCCGCAACACCATCGATTGGCTTTTTAGAAATGAAAGATTCAACACCCGTCGTAGAAGCACCAACAAATTGAACACCGTAAGGCTTGTACAGTTCGGTCATTAGTTCATTACCACCACCGTAGTTCATGTACTGAAGCAGTTGTGTTGTGTCTGACCATGCGCCAACCATGTTACCGATAAGACCAAATGCTGGATCTTTACCAGAGAAGTAACCTGTTGCTGTGATATGACCATCTAGGATGCCCATTTTGATCGCGCCTAGCGTTTCTGTGTGCTTAACCACAGCGCCTACAGGCAGAAGATCGATATCAATACGTCCGTTAGACATCGTCTCTACGCGCTCAGCCCACTTCTGCTGAACTTTGAAGTTCAAGTCACCAGAAGGATCTGAAGATTGAATTTTAAGTTTAAAGTCTGCAGCCATTGCTGAAGTAGCAAATAGACCAGTGAGGGAGGCAGCAATCAGCGTTTTAGTCAGAGCTTTCATTTGGGTATCCTTATGAGTTTCACAGAGTCCGGTTTGTAATTATATGTTACCGGTAACGTTGAGTTGGATGTTACCGGTAACTTTACAGCCTTGTCTATGAGAAGGATCACATCTTTAACATTAGTAAAACGTTTGCTATCAATAAGAAAAATGCGACTGAAAAGTCACATTATAGGTTGGAGGTAAAGTTTAATTTCTTTTTAAGTCAGTGAGATAATTAAACCTGCAATGATAAAAACGACGCCTACACCACGTGTAACGTGCCACTTTTCCTTTAAAAAGTAGATCCCCATCACTACGCCGAAGATGATACTTACTTGCCTAAGAGCGACAACCAAGCTGACGTTCTCTGTCATAGTCATCGCAAATAACACCAAACCATAAGTCGAAGCCATCATAATGCCTGCAAGCGTGGCTTTCTTTCGCAGTATCCAAGCATTAGTAAACTCGATTCTTTGGTTGGTTACGAATAACCAAACACTCAGCGGAATCACAATCGCCCAAAACTGAATGCCTAGGTAGAAAATCGCGGTGTGCTTGTTTGTGATAATAGATGTGCTTAACGGTTCTAATAGTAGTAACGCTTCTTTATCAATGATGGAATAGCCCGTGGTACCAATAGCGGCGATTAACGCCCACAGCACGCCAAGGTTCAGATACGCTTTTAACCTAAGCTCTGAAAACTGCTTAAGTGGTACAAACAAGCAGCCTAATGTTATTAAAGTGAACCCAATCCATTGATTTGTCGACAATTCATAACCTATCAACACAGTACCCAAACCAACCATCAACACAGGTAGTGCTCTTGCTATTGGGTAGATCACGCCGATATCTGCTTGTTTATAGGCAGTCCCTAGCCCAATCAAATAGACGATTTGGCAGATACCACTCAAGAAGAGCAATTGCCAGAATGGAATTGTGATGTTTTCAAAGCCGACGTTGTGAACATACCAAATCAAATAGGGAGTCAAAATCGCTGCGGCGGCAAAACCAGAAGCCAGAAAGAAAGACGAGCCCGAACCTTGATTAGATTTACCTAAAACGTTCCAACCCGCATGAAGCAAAGCCGAAATTATCACGATGACAATGGCAGAGAATTCCATTTCATTCCTAAATTATTGATGAATAAGCGCAACGGCTGACAACGGATGATAAAAAAGGCCTCCGAGTAAGAGACCTTTAAGCGTTCCAATTAGGCGATCGTGCATAATTGCAGATATGCCAGCATTCTACGTATGACTATCGTTCTAGCTGTGCAATCGACTCAATGCTGATCGCATCATGACGCCAATATTCAATATCGCAGTCAATCAAATCACCATCTTGATTATAGTTAACACGCTCAACCACCATAGCCGGAGAACCTGAAGTTGCACGCAGAGCTTGCGCGGTTTCGCCAAGCAAAGATGTTGTGCTCACTCGGTAACGGATCTTCTGATATACCACACCAAAGTGCTCTCGGTAGATGTCAGTCAATGACTTAGACAAGTCGTAGTCCAGCAAATTAGGGAACAACTCTGGTCGAATGTAATTGGTCACATACACAACCGGTCTGTCCTCAAGGTAACGCACTCTGTCGACTCGATAAACATCCGAAAATGGTTGAAGATTAAGAAGCTTAGTTGCTTCCTTGGTTGCTAACATGCCTTTCGCTGCCACTAGTTCTGTTTTCGGCTTACGATTCTGCGACAAAGCCATATTAGTGAAGTTCAGTGTTTGTGTTGGGTCGTAACGCAGTGGAGCTGGCGATATAAACCAACCACGGCGGTCTTCTCGGTAAATACGCCCTTCCGCTTCAAGTGAAGACAGCGCTTCACGTAACGTAACTCGTGTCGTATCAAACGACTCAGCCAACTTACGTTCTGCAGGCAGCTTCTGTCGTGGCGTTAACATCCCCGACTCTATCTGCTCTACGATGACATCTTTGATTTTTACGTACTGCACTTCATTTCCTTCAGTCTTGTTCTTGTCGTCAGCCACTCCTTGGCCAACTGCAATATAAAATGGTTCGCTAGCGTTTACGCCAAGCTTGGGTGCGTTTCTCGAATAGCTTGTTGATTAGCATATGAATCAACTTCGCGCTCGCTGCCGATATCATGATCATCACCGCCATGGCTGCTGCTGCACCGGTTTGTCCCGCATCGTCCATATTCAGTACTGAAACTGACGCAGGTATCGTATCGGTAGAATACAAGAATACTACCGCAGATGTCGTGGTAAGTGCATTAATAAACAGGTATGTCGCAATATCTAAAATCGCAGGCAAACAAACCGGCACCGTCACCTTAAAGAACAGCTTGTATTGCGGTAGGTTAACCGAAGCCGCCGTCGCTTCTATCTCTTCAGGCAACTGTTTTAATGCGGTTAATGCCGTCATATGCCCTACCGTGTAGTAGTGAACCACGGTGTTGATCACCAAGAACGCCATCGTGCCATACAAAAAGTTAAGTGGGTTGCTCAAGTCATTAAAGTAGAAGATGTACCCCAAACCCAACACCATACCCGGAACCGCCATCGGGACCACACTGAGCATCTGCATTGCTTGACGAACAGGACCAAATGCTCTGCCTTTCTCAATGCAATATGCACCCAAGAAAATCAGAACCATACCGATAATAGCAGTCCAAGCGCCAAGCGTTAACGAGTTAAAGAACGGCGTCCAACCGTAGGTACTCATTTCTGCGAAGTTATAGTTATTTAACGTTAGCGCTTTGTTCCAAGGCCAGAAAGTGACCATAGAACCGTATATCGCCATACCCAGCACGATAACCACAGCAGCAGAGATGATGGTGCAATAGAGCAAACAGAAGCCATCACGTAGAGTGTATGGTTCAGGTTGATACGCGACGGATCGAGTATCAAACAAGCTCTTCTGTTTCTTTTGAACCCAGCGATCCACTGTAAACGCAAGCAGTGCAGGCAATAGCAACAAAATACTGGTTACTGCACCCATAGAGAAATTCTGTTGCCCAACCACTTGTTTAAAGATGTCAGTCGATAGAACGTTATAACTGCCACCA encodes the following:
- a CDS encoding TRAP transporter large permease, giving the protein MFDLSSIGIAWGSLLMLVMMIGLLLTGMQLAFVTGFVAIFFTLCWFGPDALPLIASRTYSFASGYVFLAVPMFVLMAALLDRSGIARDLFDAMKSVGRKVRGGVAVQTLLVAVLLASMSGVIGGETVLLGILALPQMLRLGYDRKLAIGTTCAGGALGTMLPPSIVLIIYGMTASVSIGDLFKASFLPAFILAGCYIGYVLIRCKLNPSLAPIPSDDETEEDIANQPSYFKALFFPLLSVATVLGSIYTGIASVTEASALGVVGIMISALIRGELNFSMLKESAIATMRTCGMIMWIGIGASALVGIYNLMGGIDFVEETILALSGGNATVTLLIMMAILLVLGMFLDWVGVALLTMPIFVPIITGLGFDPVWFGVVFCLNMQVSFLSPPFGPAAFYLKSVAPKDISLGEIFSSLLPFIALQVLVLALVIIFPQLALWWQ
- a CDS encoding TRAP transporter small permease subunit; the protein is MTDKIPHAPAENDEQPRNALDRFVIKFSNLVSWLFIFTVLISFYEVVMRYAFDAPTTWVHETASFIGGSLFIIGGIYAFAANKHVRVVLIYDSVSNQARKHLNLVHHIVGLAFAGMLAYAAYFTAEEAWFAPWGEFRLETSGSVLNAPYPALLKGLIFVVLCVLVVQFVLHLIQELMGLRKNDDV
- a CDS encoding TRAP transporter substrate-binding protein, with the translated sequence MKALTKTLIAASLTGLFATSAMAADFKLKIQSSDPSGDLNFKVQQKWAERVETMSNGRIDIDLLPVGAVVKHTETLGAIKMGILDGHITATGYFSGKDPAFGLIGNMVGAWSDTTQLLQYMNYGGGNELMTELYKPYGVQFVGASTTGVESFISKKPIDGVADLKGLKLRAPEGLVQQVFAAAGATPVNLPGSEVFTGLSKGVIDAADYTVFSTNQKAGMNDIATHPVQPGFHSLPLIDISISQKKWDKMPADLQTMLQTSVRDFSYDMTTQLKMADQAALKEAQANPEITIHDWSQEERKKFREIAKGQWKVFAERSDNAGKVYTSVTVFLEENGLL
- a CDS encoding EamA family transporter, with protein sequence MEFSAIVIVIISALLHAGWNVLGKSNQGSGSSFFLASGFAAAAILTPYLIWYVHNVGFENITIPFWQLLFLSGICQIVYLIGLGTAYKQADIGVIYPIARALPVLMVGLGTVLIGYELSTNQWIGFTLITLGCLFVPLKQFSELRLKAYLNLGVLWALIAAIGTTGYSIIDKEALLLLEPLSTSIITNKHTAIFYLGIQFWAIVIPLSVWLFVTNQRIEFTNAWILRKKATLAGIMMASTYGLVLFAMTMTENVSLVVALRQVSIIFGVVMGIYFLKEKWHVTRGVGVVFIIAGLIISLT
- the phnR gene encoding phosphonate utilization transcriptional regulator PhnR, which encodes MQYVKIKDVIVEQIESGMLTPRQKLPAERKLAESFDTTRVTLREALSSLEAEGRIYREDRRGWFISPAPLRYDPTQTLNFTNMALSQNRKPKTELVAAKGMLATKEATKLLNLQPFSDVYRVDRVRYLEDRPVVYVTNYIRPELFPNLLDYDLSKSLTDIYREHFGVVYQKIRYRVSTTSLLGETAQALRATSGSPAMVVERVNYNQDGDLIDCDIEYWRHDAISIESIAQLER
- a CDS encoding putative 2-aminoethylphosphonate ABC transporter permease subunit; this encodes MMQSKLLIQRRVTPFLARLSKDNVILFGLLAFLSVVMTLFILMPLWAMLKKSVQNADGEFVGLQNFATYFASQSLWQSVGNTFTLGLLVTVVVGVLAFGYAYALTRSCMPFKGLFQVLGSAPILAPSLLPAISLIFLFGNQGIAKEVLGGNSVYGLIGISLGLIFWTFPHALMILTTSLRTSDARLYEAARALNTSSLKTFFMVTLPAAKYGLISTLIVVFTLVVCDFGVPKVIGGSYNVLSTDIFKQVVGQQNFSMGAVTSILLLLPALLAFTVDRWVQKKQKSLFDTRSVAYQPEPYTLRDGFCLLYCTIISAAVVIVLGMAIYGSMVTFWPWNKALTLNNYNFAEMSTYGWTPFFNSLTLGAWTAIIGMVLIFLGAYCIEKGRAFGPVRQAMQMLSVVPMAVPGMVLGLGYIFYFNDLSNPLNFLYGTMAFLVINTVVHYYTVGHMTALTALKQLPEEIEATAASVNLPQYKLFFKVTVPVCLPAILDIATYLFINALTTTSAVVFLYSTDTIPASVSVLNMDDAGQTGAAAAMAVMIMISAASAKLIHMLINKLFEKRTQAWRKR